From a region of the Armatimonas rosea genome:
- a CDS encoding polynucleotide kinase-phosphatase, translated as MQIDLPDFALVVLVGASGSGKSTFAGKHFLPTEVLSSDYLRGVVCDDEGSLEATGDAFAALHYLAGIRLKRRKLTVIDATNVQEHARKPLLALAHQYHAVPVAIVLDVPEKTCYARNQARPNRDFGPHVVQRHSRELKRSLKFLKKEGFRYVFHLDGEEAIAATELARVPLWTDRRTEHGPFDFIGDVHGCYDELQALLGKLGYDEAGGHPENRRLVFVGDLVDRGPKSVEVASFVMEAVAAGRALCVPGNHDDKLKRALEGKKVTVNHGLEQSLEQIDALPEAEREAFKARFIAFVESLVSHLWLEDGALCVAHAGIREDLIGRASRAVREFCLYGDPTGERDERGLPIRRDWAADYSGKTNVIYGHTPIERAQWRGNTINLDTGCVFGGQLTALRWPERTIVGVEAKASYAEHPQPLREAEAAKSPFPSDGGAPAPREYPGVGERLNLADFVGRRIIETRLGGNITVNDGNAAAALEVISRFAAHPRWLAYLPPTMSPVETSKTEGYLERPEEACAYFVKNGFTELIAQEKHMGSRAVVVVCRDQAAAQRRFGAESGETGVILTRTGRPFFDTQEQTEALLSELRAALTETGLWDELKTDWVILDSELLPWNAKAQGLLRGQYAPVGAAGRVALSTARELAEKANLPELAQRLQERESCVGAYQEAYGRYCWSVSGLSGVKLAPFQILAVEGRTLLEQDHLWHMQTLARLAAVSERFVATQYQLVQADNAEQVKELSAWWDKKTEEGMEGIVVKTRESIPVRNSVASLRVQPAVKVRGREYLRIIYGPEYTDPAHLSRLRERGLSGKRSLALREFSLGIEGLERFVRREPLRRVHECAFATLALESEPVDPRL; from the coding sequence ATGCAAATAGACCTACCAGATTTTGCGCTCGTTGTCCTTGTGGGCGCGAGCGGAAGCGGAAAGAGTACCTTCGCGGGCAAGCACTTCTTGCCCACGGAAGTGCTCTCGTCGGACTACTTGCGCGGGGTTGTCTGTGATGACGAGGGCAGCCTGGAGGCGACCGGCGATGCGTTCGCGGCGCTCCACTACCTGGCAGGGATTCGGCTCAAGCGGCGCAAGCTCACCGTGATCGATGCTACCAATGTCCAGGAGCACGCCCGCAAGCCCTTGCTCGCCCTGGCCCATCAGTATCATGCGGTCCCCGTGGCGATTGTCCTGGATGTCCCAGAGAAGACCTGCTACGCCCGCAACCAGGCGCGACCGAATCGGGATTTTGGCCCCCACGTGGTCCAGCGCCACAGCCGTGAGCTCAAGCGCAGCCTGAAGTTCCTCAAGAAAGAGGGCTTCCGGTATGTCTTCCACCTCGATGGCGAGGAGGCGATTGCGGCGACGGAGCTAGCCCGCGTGCCGCTCTGGACCGACCGGCGCACGGAGCACGGGCCTTTTGACTTTATCGGGGATGTGCACGGCTGCTACGACGAGCTCCAGGCGCTACTGGGCAAGCTGGGCTACGACGAAGCCGGGGGGCACCCTGAGAACCGGCGGCTGGTCTTTGTGGGCGATCTCGTGGACCGGGGCCCCAAGTCGGTCGAGGTCGCGAGTTTTGTGATGGAGGCGGTCGCGGCGGGACGGGCGCTGTGCGTCCCGGGCAACCACGACGATAAGCTCAAGCGGGCGCTTGAGGGCAAGAAGGTGACGGTCAACCACGGGCTGGAGCAGTCGCTGGAGCAGATCGATGCCCTCCCCGAGGCCGAGCGGGAGGCATTTAAGGCGCGGTTTATCGCCTTTGTGGAGAGCCTTGTCTCTCACCTCTGGCTGGAAGACGGTGCGCTCTGCGTCGCCCATGCCGGGATTCGCGAGGACTTGATCGGCCGCGCCAGCCGCGCCGTGCGGGAGTTCTGCCTCTACGGCGACCCCACGGGCGAGCGTGACGAGCGTGGCCTCCCGATCCGCCGCGACTGGGCCGCCGACTACTCCGGCAAGACGAACGTGATCTACGGCCACACCCCGATTGAGCGTGCCCAGTGGCGCGGCAACACCATCAACCTCGATACCGGCTGTGTCTTTGGTGGCCAGCTCACCGCTCTGCGCTGGCCCGAGCGCACGATTGTCGGTGTTGAGGCTAAAGCAAGCTATGCGGAGCACCCCCAACCCCTTCGCGAAGCCGAAGCAGCCAAAAGCCCCTTTCCCAGCGACGGAGGAGCGCCCGCACCCAGAGAGTACCCGGGGGTTGGGGAGAGGTTGAATCTTGCCGATTTTGTCGGGCGGCGCATCATCGAGACGCGCCTCGGGGGGAATATCACGGTCAACGACGGCAATGCGGCGGCGGCGCTGGAGGTGATCTCGCGCTTTGCGGCCCACCCGCGCTGGCTGGCCTACCTGCCGCCGACCATGAGCCCCGTCGAGACCAGCAAGACCGAGGGCTATCTGGAGCGCCCGGAAGAGGCCTGCGCCTACTTCGTGAAGAATGGCTTCACCGAGCTGATCGCCCAGGAGAAGCACATGGGCAGCCGCGCCGTGGTGGTTGTCTGTCGCGACCAAGCGGCAGCACAGAGGCGCTTTGGAGCCGAGAGTGGTGAGACGGGCGTGATCCTCACCCGCACCGGGCGGCCGTTTTTCGACACACAAGAGCAGACCGAGGCGCTCCTCTCCGAGCTGCGCGCGGCGCTCACGGAGACGGGGCTCTGGGATGAGCTGAAGACGGACTGGGTGATCCTGGACAGCGAGCTGCTCCCTTGGAATGCCAAGGCACAGGGGCTCCTGCGCGGGCAGTACGCCCCCGTGGGAGCGGCGGGGCGGGTGGCGCTCTCGACGGCGCGGGAGCTCGCGGAAAAAGCGAATCTCCCCGAGCTGGCACAGCGCTTGCAGGAGAGGGAGAGCTGTGTCGGGGCCTACCAGGAGGCCTACGGACGCTACTGCTGGAGTGTGAGCGGGTTGTCGGGAGTCAAGCTCGCGCCGTTTCAGATTCTGGCGGTCGAGGGTAGGACGCTGCTGGAGCAGGACCATCTCTGGCATATGCAGACACTTGCACGGCTCGCGGCGGTCTCGGAGCGGTTTGTGGCGACACAGTACCAGCTTGTCCAGGCCGATAACGCCGAGCAGGTGAAGGAACTCTCCGCCTGGTGGGACAAAAAAACAGAGGAAGGCATGGAAGGAATTGTGGTCAAGACACGCGAATCTATCCCGGTTCGGAACTCCGTCGCCTCTCTGCGTGTTCAACCTGCGGTAAAAGTGCGGGGACGGGAGTACTTAAGGATCATCTACGGTCCCGAGTACACCGACCCAGCCCATCTCTCCCGCCTACGTGAGCGGGGTCTCTCGGGGAAGCGCTCGCTGGCACTCCGGGAGTTCTCTCTAGGA
- a CDS encoding alginate lyase family protein, translating into MFTHPGALHTKPDLERLRTRLNDEPWKGGLQKLKEHPASSKDWRIRGGAFPIVCRETKKNVGNDELASDSNAAYQNALLWWLTGEKAHRDKALAILDAWGGSLQSITGHDKELAAALYGFKLVNAAELLGHKPFAECLRRAFIPVVTSFATFANGNWDTACIKMLLACGVFLDDKALFDKAVAYYKTGAGNGRLTHYIINETGQCQESGRDQQHVQLGIAHLAEAAEIAWNQGVDLYSEGNFRLLKGFEYTAKYNLGDEVPFERYKDKTGKYDWPTISDEGRGKLRPIYELALNHFEGRLGKKAPYTRRAAESLRPEGAAFQADHPGFGTLLFLR; encoded by the coding sequence ATGTTCACCCACCCCGGAGCCCTGCACACCAAGCCCGATCTAGAGCGTCTTCGCACGCGTCTCAACGACGAGCCCTGGAAAGGGGGCCTTCAAAAACTCAAGGAGCACCCCGCGTCGTCGAAAGACTGGCGCATTCGTGGCGGCGCGTTTCCGATCGTCTGTCGGGAGACCAAGAAGAACGTGGGCAACGACGAGCTGGCCAGCGACTCCAACGCCGCGTATCAGAATGCGCTGCTCTGGTGGCTGACGGGCGAGAAGGCGCACAGAGACAAAGCGCTCGCCATCTTGGACGCGTGGGGCGGCTCGCTCCAGAGCATCACGGGCCACGACAAAGAGCTCGCCGCCGCGCTCTATGGCTTCAAGCTGGTCAATGCCGCCGAGCTCTTGGGCCACAAGCCCTTCGCGGAGTGCCTGCGCCGCGCCTTTATTCCCGTGGTGACCAGCTTCGCGACCTTCGCCAATGGCAACTGGGACACCGCCTGCATCAAGATGCTCCTCGCCTGCGGGGTGTTTCTCGACGACAAAGCGCTCTTTGACAAGGCGGTGGCCTACTACAAAACCGGCGCGGGCAATGGGCGGCTGACCCACTACATTATCAATGAGACAGGCCAGTGCCAAGAGAGCGGGCGGGACCAGCAGCACGTCCAGCTCGGGATCGCGCATCTGGCGGAGGCGGCGGAGATTGCCTGGAACCAGGGCGTGGACCTCTACAGCGAGGGTAACTTCCGCCTGCTCAAGGGCTTTGAGTACACCGCCAAGTACAATCTCGGCGACGAAGTCCCCTTCGAGCGCTACAAAGACAAGACCGGCAAGTACGACTGGCCGACAATCTCCGACGAGGGCCGCGGCAAGCTCCGCCCGATCTACGAGCTGGCGCTCAATCACTTCGAGGGACGACTTGGCAAGAAAGCCCCCTACACCCGCCGCGCCGCCGAGTCCCTGCGCCCCGAAGGCGCCGCCTTCCAAGCCGACCACCCCGGCTTCGGAACCCTGCTGTTCCTACGGTAA
- a CDS encoding PSD1 and planctomycete cytochrome C domain-containing protein: MRKFMAALPLIGLFALGAAGQKVESTKMVSFREEVEPILKADCTGCHSKDAKQGGFVTEEAALFSGGSKFGKRVIVPGKPSESALIGYLRGKHQPQMPIGMPPLKEAQIQTIERWIAQGAKIDEAKLGWPYLAPTNPTLPRLKNPVLRDEWVKNPIDAFVLAKLETQKLFPSPPADKTTLLRRVFLDLVGLPPTPQETEAFLSDTAPDAYEKLVDRLLADPRYGERWGRHWLDLVRYAETHGFEADNIRSRAWRYRDYVIRSFNADKPYDQFLSEQLAGDLLPNRTADSLIATGFARLGSWDELSRDPDGRWQDYLNDATDTVGSVMLGMTVGCARCHDHKYDKITARDYYKLQAFFANTRWSDERLPGEVDSPELVARRNEIQEQLKAKRAQQEAERAEKGDMEEPKRKRKKEGIEAEIDALNRQLGPIDSVAEAVTDKNQKPITHKVLVRGSLATPGEIVKPGYITSLCGGKDEEVTTGKARLELARWVASPQNPLTARVIANRLWQHHFGQGIVATPSDFGRNGAKPTHPELLDWLARELVQNGWSLKKLHKTILTSATYRQSVGTNPVAAKLDPANTLLWRQRRQRLEGEAIRDSMLAVSGQLNPQMAGPSIYPKVSGEVLATGSTHKWGSSEGDQQRRRTVYVFQRRSLALPITEVFDGPDMVNTCPKRQSTTIAPQALAMFNGEFGWEQARHFAERVAKDAGSDPAAQVTLAYRLALVRKPTPTQLAQATAFLAKKAELHRAEKKANPEQAALADLCHILFNTNEFLYAD, translated from the coding sequence ATGCGCAAGTTTATGGCGGCACTCCCTCTGATCGGGCTTTTTGCTCTCGGGGCGGCGGGGCAGAAGGTGGAGAGCACGAAGATGGTGAGCTTCCGGGAGGAGGTGGAGCCGATCCTCAAGGCCGACTGCACGGGCTGTCATAGTAAGGACGCAAAGCAAGGGGGCTTTGTCACCGAGGAGGCCGCGCTCTTTTCCGGCGGGAGCAAGTTCGGCAAGCGCGTGATTGTCCCCGGCAAGCCCAGCGAGAGCGCCCTGATCGGCTACCTGCGCGGCAAGCACCAGCCGCAGATGCCCATCGGGATGCCGCCGCTCAAAGAGGCGCAGATTCAGACCATCGAGCGCTGGATCGCGCAGGGGGCCAAGATCGACGAGGCAAAGCTGGGCTGGCCTTATCTCGCGCCGACAAACCCGACACTGCCACGGCTCAAGAACCCGGTGCTGCGCGACGAGTGGGTGAAGAACCCGATCGATGCTTTTGTGCTGGCGAAGCTGGAGACGCAGAAGCTCTTTCCGAGCCCGCCCGCCGATAAGACCACGCTCCTGCGCCGCGTATTTTTAGACCTCGTGGGTCTGCCACCGACCCCGCAGGAGACCGAGGCGTTTCTCTCCGACACGGCGCCCGATGCCTACGAAAAATTAGTGGACCGGCTCCTTGCGGACCCGCGCTACGGCGAGCGCTGGGGGAGGCACTGGCTGGACCTGGTACGCTACGCTGAGACACACGGCTTTGAGGCCGACAATATCCGCTCCCGTGCCTGGCGCTACCGGGACTATGTGATTCGCAGCTTCAACGCCGACAAGCCCTACGACCAGTTTCTGAGCGAGCAGCTCGCCGGGGACTTGCTCCCCAACCGAACCGCGGACTCGCTGATCGCCACGGGGTTTGCGCGCCTAGGCTCCTGGGACGAGCTCTCGCGCGACCCCGACGGCCGCTGGCAGGACTACCTCAACGATGCCACCGATACCGTGGGCTCGGTGATGCTGGGGATGACGGTGGGCTGTGCGCGCTGCCACGACCACAAGTACGACAAGATCACCGCCCGCGACTACTACAAGCTCCAGGCGTTCTTTGCCAACACGCGCTGGTCCGACGAGCGCCTGCCCGGTGAGGTCGATAGCCCCGAGCTAGTCGCGCGCCGCAACGAAATCCAAGAGCAGCTCAAGGCAAAACGCGCCCAGCAAGAGGCCGAGCGCGCCGAGAAGGGCGACATGGAGGAGCCCAAGCGCAAGCGCAAGAAAGAGGGGATCGAAGCCGAGATCGATGCGCTCAACCGCCAGCTCGGCCCCATCGATAGTGTCGCGGAGGCGGTCACGGACAAGAACCAGAAGCCCATCACCCATAAAGTGCTGGTGCGGGGGAGCCTCGCCACGCCGGGGGAGATCGTCAAGCCTGGCTACATCACGAGCCTCTGTGGCGGCAAAGACGAAGAAGTGACCACGGGGAAGGCACGGCTGGAGCTGGCACGCTGGGTCGCCTCGCCGCAGAATCCCCTGACCGCACGTGTGATCGCCAACCGGCTGTGGCAGCACCACTTCGGGCAGGGAATTGTCGCGACGCCGTCGGACTTTGGGCGCAATGGTGCCAAGCCCACCCACCCAGAGCTGCTCGACTGGCTCGCCCGTGAGCTGGTACAAAACGGTTGGAGCCTCAAGAAACTCCATAAGACGATCCTGACCAGCGCGACCTACCGGCAGAGCGTGGGGACAAACCCTGTCGCGGCCAAGCTCGATCCCGCCAACACGCTCCTGTGGCGGCAGCGACGGCAGCGCTTGGAGGGCGAGGCGATCCGGGACTCCATGCTCGCCGTCTCCGGGCAGCTCAACCCACAGATGGCCGGCCCCAGTATCTATCCCAAGGTCTCCGGCGAGGTGCTGGCGACCGGCTCGACCCATAAGTGGGGCAGCTCCGAGGGCGACCAGCAGCGCCGACGAACAGTCTATGTCTTTCAGCGCCGCTCACTCGCCCTGCCCATCACCGAGGTCTTCGACGGCCCAGACATGGTCAACACCTGCCCCAAGCGCCAGTCCACCACCATCGCGCCCCAAGCGCTGGCGATGTTCAACGGTGAGTTCGGCTGGGAGCAAGCAAGGCACTTCGCCGAGCGTGTCGCCAAAGACGCCGGAAGCGACCCCGCGGCGCAAGTGACACTCGCCTACCGTCTCGCGCTGGTGCGCAAGCCAACCCCCACGCAGCTTGCCCAAGCCACGGCGTTTCTGGCCAAAAAAGCCGAGCTCCATCGCGCCGAGAAGAAGGCCAACCCCGAGCAAGCCGCCCTTGCCGATCTCTGCCATATCCTGTTCAATACCAACGAGTTCCTCTATGCCGACTAG
- a CDS encoding DUF1501 domain-containing protein, producing the protein MPTSPHFTRSTSRRDFLARAGVGFGALALSALLAEEAQAQTVKKPHYPAKAKSVIFLFMYGGPSQMDTFDPKPGLDKYHGKTMSVALPTAGEIKTFGGGNNAPLMRSTIPFKRYGKSGIEVSDFFPHVGGCVDDICFVRSVFGSSNNHAPALFEMNTGTILQGAPSLGSWTTYGLGSENQNLPGFVVMLDPRGGPIGGAPNWASGYMPASYQGTVFRPSGVPILDLKPGEGVSDDNQKQDLEFLAQLNHEHLTARPSDSDLDARIKSYELAYRMQMAAPEAVDFSKETEETKALYGMDKPETADFGRKCLLARRMVERGVRFIQLYSGGGHGDDTWDAHGNIESNHGKHAGATDKPIAGLLQDLKRRGLLDSTLVVWAGEFGRMPISQGGAGRDHNPGVQTVWLAGGGIKGGTVVGSSDEVGYKTGEDPHPINDLHATILHCMGLEHTRLTYLFNGRNQRLTGTGGTIIKKALV; encoded by the coding sequence ATGCCGACTAGCCCACACTTCACCCGCTCGACCTCCCGCCGCGACTTTCTCGCCCGCGCGGGAGTCGGTTTTGGAGCGCTTGCTCTAAGCGCACTCCTCGCCGAGGAAGCCCAGGCACAGACGGTCAAGAAGCCACACTATCCCGCCAAAGCTAAGTCGGTGATCTTCTTGTTCATGTACGGCGGCCCCAGCCAGATGGACACGTTTGACCCCAAGCCCGGCCTCGATAAGTACCACGGCAAGACCATGAGTGTCGCCCTGCCCACCGCGGGCGAGATAAAGACCTTTGGCGGTGGCAACAACGCGCCGCTGATGCGCAGCACGATCCCTTTTAAAAGATACGGCAAGAGCGGTATCGAGGTGAGCGACTTCTTCCCGCATGTCGGGGGCTGTGTGGATGATATCTGCTTCGTGCGCTCGGTCTTTGGCAGCTCCAACAACCACGCGCCTGCCCTCTTTGAGATGAACACGGGGACAATTCTCCAGGGCGCACCGTCGCTGGGCAGCTGGACGACCTACGGCCTTGGCTCGGAGAACCAGAACCTCCCCGGTTTCGTGGTGATGCTCGATCCCCGCGGCGGCCCGATCGGCGGTGCCCCGAACTGGGCCAGCGGCTACATGCCCGCGAGCTACCAGGGGACAGTCTTTCGGCCCAGTGGTGTTCCGATCTTGGACCTCAAGCCCGGCGAGGGAGTCAGCGACGATAACCAAAAACAAGACCTGGAGTTTCTCGCCCAGCTCAACCACGAGCACCTCACAGCCCGGCCCAGTGATAGTGACTTAGACGCCCGTATCAAGAGCTATGAGCTGGCCTATCGGATGCAGATGGCCGCCCCCGAGGCCGTGGACTTTTCCAAAGAGACGGAGGAGACCAAGGCGCTCTACGGCATGGACAAGCCCGAGACGGCGGACTTTGGGCGCAAGTGCCTCCTGGCGCGCCGCATGGTCGAGCGCGGTGTGCGCTTTATCCAGCTCTACTCAGGCGGGGGGCATGGCGACGATACCTGGGATGCCCATGGCAATATCGAGAGCAACCACGGCAAGCACGCCGGCGCGACCGACAAGCCCATCGCAGGCCTGCTCCAAGACCTCAAGCGACGCGGCCTCTTGGACTCCACACTCGTTGTCTGGGCAGGGGAGTTTGGGCGCATGCCGATCTCACAAGGCGGCGCAGGACGCGATCACAACCCCGGTGTCCAGACCGTCTGGCTGGCAGGGGGCGGGATCAAAGGCGGCACGGTGGTCGGCTCCTCGGACGAGGTCGGCTACAAGACCGGCGAAGACCCACACCCCATCAACGACCTCCACGCCACTATCCTGCACTGCATGGGCCTAGAGCACACCCGGCTGACCTATCTCTTCAACGGCCGCAACCAGCGCCTCACCGGCACCGGCGGCACTATCATCAAGAAAGCATTGGTATAG
- a CDS encoding 3-keto-disaccharide hydrolase → MKTTTILAALPLTMFLAASAQAKPPFAQKEGVKCTYCHSGQQPKRNYRGDYYKLHNLTFEGFDDAAEAKKAGVEIGPLADSKPASLTAPKPVVKLNAVYPGTGTLAFGDGPDGVVKDGKPVAKGWKSLFNGKDLKGFTWEKGYWSVVDGVIVGDKKGNTPHHHYLFTDQDYSDFEMHVDVKMTGYNSGVCPRVQPKSFDDVPGYQVDMGDGFWGCLWDEHHRQKKIFDFPTELQNQLVKQGDWNHYYFKMVGTHITIYLNGVKTAEGDDPDGFKSGPIAFQLCHGPNTVASFKNLYIKPLAKPTKGTAPKSDENPKP, encoded by the coding sequence ATGAAAACAACGACGATTCTTGCGGCGCTGCCGCTGACGATGTTCTTGGCGGCGAGCGCTCAGGCGAAGCCGCCGTTTGCGCAGAAGGAGGGGGTCAAGTGTACCTACTGTCACAGTGGCCAGCAGCCCAAGCGTAACTACCGCGGCGACTACTACAAGCTGCACAACCTCACGTTTGAGGGCTTCGACGATGCCGCCGAGGCGAAAAAAGCGGGCGTCGAGATCGGCCCGCTCGCCGACTCCAAGCCTGCGAGCCTGACTGCACCCAAGCCTGTCGTGAAGCTCAACGCGGTCTATCCCGGCACCGGGACGCTGGCCTTTGGAGACGGCCCCGATGGCGTGGTCAAAGACGGTAAGCCGGTCGCCAAAGGCTGGAAGTCGCTCTTCAATGGCAAGGACCTCAAGGGGTTTACATGGGAGAAGGGCTACTGGTCTGTGGTCGATGGCGTGATTGTCGGCGATAAGAAGGGCAACACGCCCCACCACCACTACCTCTTCACCGACCAGGACTACTCCGACTTTGAGATGCATGTCGATGTGAAGATGACCGGCTACAACAGCGGAGTCTGCCCGCGTGTGCAGCCCAAGTCCTTCGATGATGTGCCGGGCTACCAAGTGGACATGGGCGATGGCTTCTGGGGCTGCCTCTGGGACGAGCACCACCGCCAAAAGAAGATCTTCGACTTCCCGACCGAGCTGCAGAACCAGCTCGTCAAGCAGGGTGACTGGAACCACTACTACTTCAAGATGGTCGGCACCCACATCACCATCTACCTCAATGGCGTCAAGACCGCCGAAGGCGACGACCCCGATGGCTTCAAGAGCGGCCCGATCGCCTTCCAGCTCTGCCACGGGCCCAATACCGTGGCAAGTTTTAAGAACCTCTACATCAAGCCGCTGGCAAAGCCCACCAAGGGTACTGCACCCAAAAGCGACGAAAACCCGAAGCCGTAG
- a CDS encoding ABC transporter permease: MNSYDVPQKDLPTLPTESTGAALEHYQVIEAKSGLNLPFRELWRYRELLYFLTWRDVKIRYKQTALGAAWAILQPVMTMIVFSLLFGRLAGMDTRTGGVPYPIYVFAGLLPWTFFSTALANSGNSVVGSANLITKVYFPRLIIPLASAGAGLVDLAISFSVLLVMMVWYKIALTAQLFLVPLFLFGTVLAATGVGTLLSALTVAYRDFRYVVPFLVQIWMFITPVIYPSSIIPKEWRWVQALNPMAGLIDGFRASFLGRPLEWGNILISLAVSIALFFMGVFYFRSVERRFADII, translated from the coding sequence ATGAATAGCTACGACGTCCCCCAAAAAGACTTGCCAACCCTCCCAACCGAGTCCACCGGGGCAGCACTTGAGCACTACCAAGTTATCGAAGCCAAGAGCGGGCTAAACCTACCCTTCCGTGAGCTCTGGCGCTACCGTGAGCTACTCTACTTTTTGACCTGGCGCGATGTCAAAATCCGTTACAAGCAGACTGCCCTAGGAGCTGCCTGGGCGATCCTGCAGCCCGTGATGACAATGATTGTCTTCTCCCTGCTTTTTGGCCGTCTCGCAGGGATGGATACTCGCACCGGGGGAGTTCCCTACCCTATCTATGTCTTTGCCGGGCTCCTGCCGTGGACATTCTTCTCGACGGCGCTTGCTAATAGTGGCAACTCCGTCGTTGGCAGCGCGAACCTGATTACCAAGGTCTACTTCCCTCGGCTCATCATTCCCTTGGCTTCTGCAGGGGCTGGCCTGGTGGACCTCGCCATCTCCTTTAGTGTTCTGTTGGTCATGATGGTCTGGTACAAAATCGCGCTGACTGCCCAACTTTTCTTGGTTCCTTTATTCCTCTTTGGGACCGTGCTTGCCGCAACGGGAGTAGGTACACTACTCTCTGCACTAACCGTGGCCTACCGTGATTTTCGCTATGTCGTGCCCTTCCTCGTGCAAATCTGGATGTTCATTACTCCGGTCATCTACCCAAGCTCCATCATCCCAAAGGAATGGCGCTGGGTGCAGGCACTCAACCCCATGGCTGGATTAATCGACGGCTTCCGTGCCTCTTTCCTAGGGCGTCCCCTAGAGTGGGGCAACATCCTCATCTCCCTTGCTGTCTCTATCGCACTTTTCTTCATGGGGGTTTTCTACTTCCGCTCCGTCGAACGGCGATTTGCCGATATCATCTAG